TGGACACCCTTTTTTGCTAAGCTATTTATTGCTGCAGGTATTGAGGGTTTGGACATATTCATAAAACCCACTTCTACAATATAATCAGAATTCTGTCTGTACATTTCACCGAGCTTGCTTACAATATCTTTTCCGTATGGAAGTCTGCTTCCATGACCAACAAGTAGTACACCTATTTTAGCAGTTTTTGAGTCTGAATTTGTATCCATATGATATCACTCCATCATCGCCTTCTTCCTTTATTTTTCTAAAGACCATTTCGACTTCATCACCTATATTAACATCTTCTACATTACAATCAACTATTTGGGTTGTTATTTTGGCTCCTTCATCAAGTTCAACTATTGCCACAACATATGGTGCAATAAGCTTGAAATCGTCAGTGGGGGTGTTTATAACAGAATAAGTATGGATTTTTCCCTCTCCCTTAAGTTGAATATCTTCTAATTTTCCTTTTCTTCTACATTCAGGGCATATAACTCTTTTTGGGAAAAATACAGTTCCGCAATGTGAACATTTTGAGCCTATGAGACTGTAACGCTGAGGTATATGACGCCATGCCCTTACTATATCTTTCATTATTATTTCCTCCCATATATTCCTCAAAATTTTGATTTTGATGGAAATAATTTAATTTTTTAGATGTTTAGTATGATCTATTTATAAATATCCATTTTTGCATGTTGATTTTTTATGTAATTAAATTTTTGGTTTTAAAATCATAAAATTTAATTCATTTTTATGAACAATTAACTTAGAAAACACAAAACACCATAATCTGTTATTCTATATAAATAGCAGGTTTATAAGGCATTGCATTTTTTGATTTGTTCTGCGGATC
The DNA window shown above is from Methanobacterium sp. and carries:
- a CDS encoding Zn-ribbon domain-containing OB-fold protein, translating into MKDIVRAWRHIPQRYSLIGSKCSHCGTVFFPKRVICPECRRKGKLEDIQLKGEGKIHTYSVINTPTDDFKLIAPYVVAIVELDEGAKITTQIVDCNVEDVNIGDEVEMVFRKIKEEGDDGVISYGYKFRLKNC